The nucleotide sequence GTATTCAAATGTCCAACTGCTGTAATAACGATACCAATGAGAGAGATTCAATCAAAGCGTTCGTTAAAATGAAGTATGGTCAGATTGCAACGAATGCCAAGTACAACAAGAGAGCCTCATGCTGTGCCAGCAATGCTTGCGCAGATGCAATAACACAAGGTCTCTATGATGAAGCAGAGACAAAAGACATTCCCACAGAGGCACTGCTTGCCTCGCTGGGCTGTGGGAATCCGGTTGCGCTTGCCCAACTAAACCCAGGAGAAGTTGTACTTGACCTAGGCAGTGGCGGTGGAATTGATGTTCTTCTATCAGCTAGGAGAGTCGGTCCTACAGGAAAAGCTTATGGACTTGACATGACAGATGAAATGCTTGAACTTGCTCGACAAAACCAGCAAGCAGCAGGAATCGACAACGTCGAGTTCCTAAAAGGGAATATCGAGAATATTCCGCTTCCAGACAACACAGTAGATGTGATAATCAGCAACTGTGTGATCAACCTATCAACCGACAAAGATCGTGTATTTGCTGAAGCATTCAGAGTTCTGAAGCCCGGGGGCCGCCTTGCAGTAGCCGACATAGTTCTAACTCGACCAGTCGATGATGTCGTACGAAAGAACCTTGCGCTTTGGGCTGGGTGCATAGCCGGAGCACTTGAGATGAACGAATATAAGGAAAAGCTTAAAGCAGCTGGTTTCGCAAATCCAGAAA is from Armatimonadota bacterium and encodes:
- a CDS encoding arsenite methyltransferase, which translates into the protein MSNCCNNDTNERDSIKAFVKMKYGQIATNAKYNKRASCCASNACADAITQGLYDEAETKDIPTEALLASLGCGNPVALAQLNPGEVVLDLGSGGGIDVLLSARRVGPTGKAYGLDMTDEMLELARQNQQAAGIDNVEFLKGNIENIPLPDNTVDVIISNCVINLSTDKDRVFAEAFRVLKPGGRLAVADIVLTRPVDDVVRKNLALWAGCIAGALEMNEYKEKLKAAGFANPEIEIVRTYQAHDAEGIIPPEVITELGEKGIEELTSAFVSAFIRATKPEKEAKQ